ACCTTCATCGGCGGCGCGAGGAACAGCGAGAGCCGCTCGGTCTGGGCGATCGCGAGCGTCTTCGGCGCGAGTTCGCCGAAGACGACGTGGAGGAACGTGATGAGGCTGAAGCCGATCGCGAACGCGACCAGGTGGATGAGACCCCCGGGGAGAATCGGTGCCAGCACTGGCTCGATCAGCGACGCCACGGCCGGTTCGCCGACCCACCCCAGTCCCAGCGAGGCGATGGTGATTCCGAGTTGCGTCGTCGCGAGGTAGTCGTCGAGATCCGCCATCACCTCTTGCAGCGTCGCCGCGCCGGTGCGACCCTCGGCCGCGAGTTGGTCGACCGAGGTGCCTCGTATCCGCACGAAGGCGAACTCCGCGGCGACGAAGAAGCCGTTGAGCACCACGAGCGCCAGCGCGACGACGACCTGCGCCAGCGAGAGCGCGACGTTCACCATCGGCCCGACTCGACGCGGCGGCCGACTGACTGCTTCGTGTTCATCTCTGTGTCGTGCTATCGACCACCCAGGTTAAATAACTGAAAGTGATCCGACCGGTGCGCGCACCGCGCCAGTGTCGTCGGACTCGCGCCAAAGTCGGTCTCGGTGAACGCCCGATCAGTCGGCAATCGCTTCGTCGCCCGCGGCGGCGACGCCAGCGTCGCGCACCCAGAGGTCGCCGAACAGGTCGTCCTGTTCAAGCGTGATCTCGCCGCGGTGTGCCAAGAACAGGAGCGCGAGGTACGTCATCACCGCCGTACTCCCGACGCTCGATATCTCGCGGAACAGCACCTCCGTCCGCCCGCGCTCGTACTGCGGGCGCAGTTCTCCCCGCACGTCGTCGATGACGGCCTCGATGTCCTCCTCGTGGGTCGTCCCCGTCACGTCGTCTTCGCCGGGCTCACCCTCGCGGCGCAGTGCGCCGGCGTCGTGGTACTCCAGCGTCTGCGTCCCGCGGGAGAACCCCCGTGGCGACTCGCTGGTGTCGTACTTGCGCGACTCCTTCCACCACGACCCCCGCTCGGCCTCCCGGAGTTCGCGGACCAACTCGTCGAGCGTCTCGGGGGACCCGCGGGTGTTCTTGCGCTCCAGGCGGCGGTCCATCTCGTCTTCGAGCGCGTTGATCGGGTCGAAGCCGTCGTCGATGGGGGCGTCGTCGGTCATCGGGCCGCGCTCGAACGCCGCCTCCCACGGTTCGAGGTCGTCTTCGGGGTCGTCGTCGTCCGCGGCGAGCATGTCGTCGGACTTCATCCGGAGGAGGACGCTCGCGTAGAACAGCGCCCGCCCGCCCGTCCGGAGGTCGGCCTCGTCGAGGCGCTCGAGGAACGCGTCGGTCACCTCGACCACGTCGATGTCCCACGGATCGATCTCACCCTCCTCGGCGAGGTTCACGAGCAACTCGACCGGCTCCACCTCGTCGTCGTCGGTGTCGGCCTCGTCGGGGCGCGTCTGGTCGACGTCGCCGGGCGCCTCAATCATCGGCGCTCGCCTCCGGCACCGGTTCGCCGTCCTCACCCAACTGGATCCCCGTCACCGCCGAGACGTTGTCCGACTGCATCGTCACGCCGATGGCGCGCTCCGACCGTTCGAGGAGCGCCGAGCGGTGGCTGACGACGACGAACTGCGCGTCGCCCGCCAGGTCGTGGACCATCTCGCCGACGCGTTCGGCGTTGACCGCGTCGAGGAAGGCGTCCACCTCGTCGAGTGCGTAGAACGGCGCGGGGTTGTGCCGCTGGATGGCGAAGATGAACGCCAGCGCCGTCAGCGACTTCTCCCCGCCCGACATCGCGTCGAGCCGTTGGACGGGTTTGTCCGCCGGTTGGGCCTTCATCGTCAGTCCGCCCTCGAACGGGTCCTCGGGGTCTTCCAACACGAGTTCGCCGGACCCCGCAGAGAGCCGCTGGAAGATGTCCGTGAACTGCTCGTTGATCGCGTCGAAGGCGTCCATGAACGTCGCCTTCTTCTGCGACTCGAACTGGTCGATGCGCTCCTCGATGGCCTCGCGCTCCTCGACGAGCACGTCGCGCCGCTCCTGTAAGTCCGCCAGGTCGTCGGCCACGTCGTCGTACTCGTCGATTGCGAGCATGTTGACGGGTTCGAGCGCCTCCATCTCCGACTCCAGGCGGGTGATCTCCGACTCGACGGTGTCGTGGTCGGGGATCTCCGCGGGGTCGTAGCTGCCGACCTGCTCTTCGAGCGAGTCGATCTCCCACTCCAGGCGCTCGGCGGTCTCGCGCAGCGACTCCAGTTTCGAGACGACGCGCTCGACGGCGTTCTCCTGGTCGTCGCGTTCGGACTTTGCCTCGCGGTACGCCTCCTTGACCTCCTCGCGTTCCTCCTTGAGGTCCGCGAGTTCGTCCTCCAGGTCGGCGATGGCCTCGCGCTTCTCCTCGAGGGTCGCCTCCTTCCCGGCGATGGCCTCCTCGAACTCGGCGATTTGCTCCTCGGCGTCCGCCTTCTTCGCCTGCGCCTCCTCGACGGTGTCGTGGAGGTCGTCGATGGCGTCGTCGGCGTACTGCTTCTCTAGCTGGAGTTGGTTGAGGTCGCCGTCGAGGTCGTCCATCCGGTCTTCGAGGTCGTCGATGTCGGCGCGGATGTCGTCGGCCTTCGCCGACAGTTCGGGGATCTTCGAGTCCGCCAGTTCCGACTCCAACTCCGCGATGTCGCCCTCGACTGTCTCGATCTCGTCGTCTGCCTCGGCAATCTCCTCGTCGAGCGCCGTCATCTCCTCGTCGACGGCCTCGCGCTCGGCTTGGATCTCGTCGAGGCGGTCCTCCAGTTCGTCGATGCGCGCCTCCTTCGTCGCGACCTTCTCCTCGGCGCGCTCGATGTCCGACTCGATGTCGCGTACCTTCTCGGCGGCGTCCGACGCCCGCGACCGGGCGTCCTCCAGGTCAGAGTCGACGCTCGCGATCTCGGATTTGAGCCGCTGGCGCTCGTCTTCGAGGTCGTGGATCGCCTCGGCGACGCGCTCCAACTTCCCCTTACCGGACTTCGAGAAGGAGTACCGAGAGCCGCCGCCCGACCCGCCGGTCATGGCGCCGGACTTCTCGACGAGGTCGCCGTCGAGCGTCACCATCCGGTAGTTGCCCATCAGGTGCCGCGCCGTCTCCATGTCCTCGACGACCAGCGTCGCGCCGAGCACGTACGAGAAGATAGGCTCGTACTGGCTGTCGTAGTCGACGATGTTGCGCGCGAAGTCGACGACGCCGGGGTCGTTCGGCAGCGACGGCAGCCGCCGGTCGTCCATCTTCGTGATCGGCAGGAACGTCGCGCGCCCCGCGTTGCGCTGCTTCAGGTAGTCGATGCAGTCGGAACCGACGCCGTCGTCGTCGACGACGACGTTCGCGAGGCGACCACCCGCGGCGGTCTCACACGCCTTCGCGTACTCGCCGGGCACCGACGCCAACTCGCCGACCGGGCCGTGGACGCCGCCGAAGCCGGCGTTCTTGATCGTCGTCACCGCCCGCGGCCACGACGTGTCGCCGGAGGACCCGGCACGCGCCTCCAACTGCGAGTACTCCTGCTGTTTCGCGCGGATGTCCTCTTCGACGGTGTCGAGTTCCTCCTGGTAGTCGGCCTTCTCGCTCCGGAGGTCCTCGATGATGCCGTCGATGCTCGCTTTGTTCTTCTCGGCTTTGTCCAGTTCCGAGTGGAGGTTCGAGACGCGCTGTTTGAGGTCGGGGATCGCGTTGCGCGTCTCCTGCAACTCGTCTTCGACGTCGCCGATCTCGTTCGAGCGGCGCCGCGCGTCGTCGAGCAGGCGGTCCTTCTCGCGCTGGAGTTCGTTCTTCTCCGCCTTCAGCTCCTCGAGCGTCTCCTTCTTGTCTGCGAGGTCGGCTTTCAGTTCGTCGAACTCGGTGTCGACGGAGTCGATCTCCGCTTGCACCTCCGCCAACTCCGAGCGCTTCGTCGTCAGCGACGACTTCAGGTTCGCCTTCTCGACTTTCGTCTCGCGGATCTGCGACTCCAGGCCGTCGATCTCTTCGCCCTTCTTGTCGATGGCGACGAACGCGTCGCGGCGCTCGTTCTCGGCCTCCTGGAGGCGCTCCTCCTGGTTCTCGATCTTCCCCTCCAGACGCGACACGTCGCCTTTGATCTCTTCGATCTCGGCTTTGATCGCGATCTGCTCGTCCTCGCCCTTGCGTTCGATCTCGCGATTGATCTCGTCGAGGTCCGCTTCGAGGTCGTCGACGCGCGCCTGTCGCTCGTCGAGTTCGTCGCGGAGTTCCTCGACCTTCTCTTCGCGAGACGCCATCGAGGTTCTGGTGGACTCGAGGTCGGCTCGTTTCTCCTCTAACTCGGCGGCCTTCAGGTACCCCTCGTACTCTTCCTTCTCGTCGCGCAGGTCCTGGTACTGGAGGGCGGTCTCGCGCTCGTCGGCGAGTTGGTCGAGGCGCTCTTCCTTCTCCTCGATCCGGAGGTCGGCCTCGTCGATGCGCTCCTCGACGGTCTCCAGTTCTCCGAAGGCGTCCTCCTTCTTGGCGTCGAACTCGGCGACGCCCGCGATTTCGTCGATGATCCCCCGACGCTCGTGGGGGGTCATGTTGATGATGTCCGTCACGTCGCCCTGCATGACGACGTTGTACCCCTCCGGCGTGACGCCGGCTTGCGCGAGCAGGTCCTGGATGTCCGAGAGGTTGACCGAGCGACCGTTCAGGTAGTAGTACGAGTAGTAGTTCTCGTCGGTCTCTTTCACCCGGCGCTTGATCGTGATCTCCTCGGCGTCGCCGACGTCCTCGCTGCCGGCGGCGCTGACGACCTGCGAGCGGTCGAGTTTCCCGTCCGAGTTGTCCAGGACGACCTCGACGCTCGCCTCGCGAGCGCCAGAGGGACCCTCGTCGTCCTCGTAGCCGGGGTTGTAGATGAGGTCGGTCAGTTTCTCGGCGCGAATGCCGCGCGTGCGCGCGAGTCCGAGCGCGAACAACACCCCGTCGATGATGTTCGACTTGCCCGACCCGTTCGGCCCCGTGATGACCGTGAAGTCCTCGTAGAAGGGGATCCGCGTCGGCCGCCCGAAGCTCTTGAAGTTGTCCAGGACGAGTTCCTTGATGTGCATGAGTGTCTGGAGCGTGGTGTGTTGCCGGCGTGACGCCCCGCTCCGAGGGCGCCCGCGAACCGCTTACGCGACGATGATGTCGTCGGAGTCGTCCTCGGAGGACTCCGACTCGTCGACGGTCTCCCCGTCGGCGCCGCGTGCCGCCTTCTGCGCGTCGTTCTCGTCGTCGGCCATGACCTTCTGCGAGTTCGCGCCGTCAGCCGCCGACTCGTTCGGCACGAACTCAGCGTTCGGATTCCGGTTCGGCGAGGAGGGCTCTTCGACCTCGGTCGACCGCTCCAACTGCGAGATTCGCTCTTTCGACTCGACCAGTTCCTCGGTCAGTCCGTCGACCGCAGCCTGCAACTCAGCGACCTGTTTCTCCAGGTCGTCGACCCGATTTCCCATACACGGGAACACGCCTCCATCGGGATAAACCTGCGTCAGACGGGCGAAAGACCACCTCGCGGCCCGAGGCGTCCGAATTCGGTCGTTCGAGCGTGCCTACCTGCAGATCGGCGATGCGCCGTGGTAAACTGGTACGCGCTATATCGAATGGTGGAATCGCGCCCGCGACGCCGCTGAGGGTCGAGCGGTCGCGCACGTCGGTTCGTGCGGCGCTGGTCGCCGGCGCGTCCGCCGATCACGGCCAGCAGACGAACCACAACCCCCAAACGGACCCCACACCAACTCGGGGCCGATGAACCAACGTGCGCTCCGCGGCGTCCTCCTCGCGGGGCTGATCTTCCTCGTCGTCCACGTCGGCGCGGTGTCGCTGGCACCGACGTTCGAGGCGGCCGGCTACCAGACGGTCGAGGACCCGCAGAACCCGACCAACTCCGCGATGTACCTAGGCGCCATCCTCGTGGTGACGGCGCTGATGCTCGCGGCGTTCAAGTACGACTTCGACTGGGCAGTGCGCCTCGTCATCGTCGGCTCCTCGGGCCTGCTGTCGTGGTACGTGTTCTCCGTGTTCCTCCCGGGCACGGCCGCGGTCGCGGCGTCCGCACTCGTCGCCGTCGCCCTGCTCGCGTACCCCGAGTGGTACGTCATCGACTCCGCGGGCGCGCTCATGGGCGCGGGCGCCGCCGGGCTGTTCGGCATCTCGTTCGGCCTGCTCCCGGCCATCGTCCTCCTCACCGTGCTCGCGGTGTACGACGCCATCTCGGTGTACGGCACCGAGCACATGCTCGACCTCGCAGAGGGTGTACTCGACCTGAACATCCCCGTGGTGCTCGTCATCCCGCTTGAGTGGTCGTACTCGCTCTTGGAGGAGGGCGTGGCCGACGACGCCACCGAAGGGACCGACGAGGCCGAGCGCGACGTGTTCTTCATCGGCCTCGGCGACGCCGTGATGCCCGCGGTGATGGCGGCGTCGGCGGCGTTCTGGTCGCCCGCGCCCGCGTTCGGGCTCCCGGTCGTCCCCGCGATGGGGCTCCCCGCCTTGCTCGCCATCGTCGGGATGTTCGTCGGCCTCGCGGTCCTCCTCCGGATGGTCCTGAAGGGCCGTCCCCACGCGGGGCTCCCGCTGCTCAACGGCGGGGCCATCGGCGGCTACCTCCTCGGGTCGCTCGTCGCGGGCGTCCCACTCACGCAGGCGCTCGGGCTGGCTCGGTACCTGTGAGCGGGCCGTCGGGGACTTCACGCCGTCCGAGACTCCTCGCGGACCCGCGCGTCCGCGGCGCTCTCGGCGTCGGGGTGTTGTTCCTCGCGGTCCAACTGCTCGCCCTCGCGGCGGCGCCGCGCCTCGCGGGGTCGGGCGTCAGCTACGGCGACGGCGGCGACGCGCTCGTTCCGCTCGTGCTCGGCCTCGCAGTCGGCACCGTCCTCTCGCTGGCGGTGGTTCGCTACGGCGCCAGCCGACGCCTCGTGCGCGGGGTCATGCTCGCGTCGCTCGGCGCCGCCCAGTGGTTCGCACTGTCGGCGTTCCTCGGTCCTGTGGGCGGTGCGGTTGCCGCGGCGGTGGGCACGGTGCTTGCCTGGCGCGTCCCCCGCCCTGCCGTCCGCAACGCGGTCGCGGTGGTCGGCGTCGCCGGCGGGGCCGCGCTGTTCGGAGCGAGTCTCGACCCCGCGTACGCGGCGGGCGCGCTCGTGCTCGCGGCGGCGTACGACGCCTACGCCGTGTACGGGTCGGGCCACATGCTCGACATGGCCGACGCGAGCGCCGACCTGCAGGTGCCGTCGATGTTCGTCGTGCCGACCCACGACGGGTACGACGACGAGTCCGCCACCGTCACCGGCGACGGAACGCCCGCAGCGACCCTGTTGGGCGCCGGCGACGCGCTCTTTCCGGCGATGTTGACGGCGAGTGTCTGGGTCCAGTCGCAGTGGGCCGTGTTCGTCCCCGGCGAGTTCATCGACACGGGACTGCCGCTCGTCGGGGAGTTCCACGTCGCCGTCCTCGGTCCGCTCGTCGGATCGCTCGTCGGTCTCGCGGCGCTCCAGGTGTTCGTCCATCGACGAGGGGGCGTCCACGCGGGCCTGCCGTTCGTCAACGGTGGCGCGCTCGCCGGGTGGCTTCTGCTGGCGGTGGTGTGAACACAGAGAGCCGAACGAGGCCGCCGCACGGCGATCTGCCGACAGGCTTTTTATCACCCTGTCCTCAGCGCCGACCGCGGGAGCCCCGCGTGTTTGGGTCGCCACATCATCCCCACCCGGGGAGCGCGGGACCCCGCCCCCAGGGCGTCGTCACTCCTGACCGGCGCCCGACCTCACTTTCACCGCCATGCCGGACGCGAAGTCGCGCATCTCCGCGGCCGCCAACTCCGCCCGCCCGACGCCGAGTACGTCGCCGTTCTCGTGGACCACGACCACCTCGTCGCGGGGGCGCACGTCCTCGCCCACGTCGCTCACGAACTTCGCGAACACGTTCTTCCCGTCACGAACGAACGGCTCGGACTCGTCGCCGACGACGACGCTGTAGCTCGGGTGCGGGAGGACCGAACGGAGCCGACGACCGCCCTCGACGCCCAGGGTGAACCGCCCGTCGGTCCCGTAGGAGACGATCCGACCGGCGTCGCAGGTGACCTGCCGAGGGCGCCCGCTCGTCGACCGGCGGACCGTCACCGCGTCGTCGCTCGGGAACAGCGCGTCGCCGGCGCCGGCGCCGAACTGGTAGTCGGCGGTGACGCGGAGGTCGCCGAGGCTCGTGTGGCCGCTCATAGCAGGAACGTGTCCTCGCGCTCGCTCATGTCGATGAACGAGTCCGCCGCGGCCTTCAGATCCGCCGCCGCCGACTCCTCGAACGCGACGACCTCGACGCGGACGCCCTCGTGACGGAGGTGCGAACAGAGTCGCGAGAAGTCCGCGTCGCCGCTGCACAGGACGAGCGTGTCGACGTGGTCCGCGAGCGTCACGGCGTCGAGGCTGATGCCCACGTCCCAGTCGGCCTTCTTCGACCCGTCGCCGAACGTCTTGATGTCCTTGATCTTCGTCTCGAAGCCGATGTCGCGCAGCGCTTCGAAGAACGACTCCTCGTCGGGCGAGTCCGCGCGGATGACGTACGCGATTGCGCGGGTCAACTCCCGGCCCATCACGGCCTTCTCCAACATCATCGAGTAGTCGACGTTGCGCGAGTACACGCTCTGTGCGGAGTGATAGAGGTTCTGTGAGTCGGCCAACACGGCGACTCGCTGCCCCTCGTGAATCTCGGTCATTACCTGTCCGTGTTGGACGGGGCGGATAATCGTGTCGGGGCGGCGCTCGACACCGAGGGGCGCTACCGGTCGCGCGCTCGCCGTTCGAGGAGTCGCCGATACCCGCGCCGGTACACGAGCACGTACCCCGGGACGAGTAGCAGCGGGCCGAGGGCGCCAGCCCACACCAGTTGCGTGACCGGGTCCGGCGGCGCCGCCGTCGCCGCGAGCACGAACGCAGTGACGCCCGCGAGCGCCACCGTCACCGCCGCCCGCTCACCGCGGTCCGGGGCTCGCGACCGCTCTCGGCGCCGGGCGTACACCAGCAGGTACCACAGCGCCGCGGGCCACGCGATGACGCTCCCCACTCCCCAGACCGTCGGCACGGACGACCCACGGGCGTCGGCGTCGCGAATCACGGCGTACGCGAACGCGAGCGTGGCGCATCCTGCGAACACGAGGCCGACCGTTCCGAGGGCCGAGAACCCGGGGACGGCAGCCTGAATCGGAGCCGTCAAAGAGCGACCCGAGAGCCACGCCGTGTGCGGGCGGTGAGCGAGGAGGGCGATCACAGCCGAACGGCCACGCGGTGCAGTCAAAACTGTATCGTCTGTAGACACGACGCCGACAGCTACACGACGACGGACGGCCAACTGGAGCTATGGCAACGCCGCCCGAGCGACTGCCGGCCCGGTTCGCCGACTGCTCCCACGAGGCGCACATCGGCGAGGCGCTGGAACTGGCACGCAGCGCCGGCGAGCGCGGCGACGACCCGTACGGGTCCGTCCTCGTCCGCGCCGCCGACGACGCCGTCGTGATGACCGAGCGCAACGCGATCAACACCGAGAACGACGTCCGTCGCCACCCCGAACTGACGCTCGCTCACCGTGCCGCCCGAGAGTTCTCGCCGAGCCAACGCGCCGACCTCGTCATGTACACCAGCACCGAGCCGTGTCCGATGTGCGCCGGCGGAATCGCCCACGTCGGTCTCGGTGCGGTCGTCCACGCCACCTCCGCCGAGCGCGGCGCCGAGTTGTACGGCAACGACTCCTGCCTCCCCTCGAGTGAGGTGTACGAACGACTCGGCAGTGACGTGGTCGCCGCTGGTCCGGTGCTCCCCGAGGAAGGCGACGAGGTACACAGACGCTTCGGCCAAATCGTCGCCGACTGATCCCGACGAAACCGCACGACTCAGCAGCGAATCGGAGCACCCGAACGTCACTCCTCGACCGCTAGATCGCTCACGAACCCCACCGAACCACCGGGTGTTTAGTCGGGGCGGGGCCGAGAGTCCCCCATGACCGACGACACCGACGCGGGGAGCGTCGACCGCCGCGACGCGGCGCTGGTCGACGCGTTCACGACCGAACCGACCGCCGGGAACGTCGCGGGCGTCGTCCCCGACGCCGCGGGGTTGGACGACGACCAGCTGCTGTCGATCGCTCGCGAGTTCGGCGCCAGTGAGACGGCGTTCGTCTCTCCGTCGACGGAGGCCGACCGCCGGATCCGCTACTTCTCGCCGACCACCGAGGTCGACCTGTGCGGCCACGCGACGATCGCAGCCCACGCGCGACTGTTCGAGACGGGCGCCATCGAGGCGGGGACGCACTCGCTGGAGACGAACGTCGGCGTCATGGAGGTCGAGGTGACCGAGGAGGGACGCGTCTGGATGACGCAGAACGCCCCGACCGTCTACGAGGTCGAAGTCGACTACGACCGCCTCGGCGACGTGCTGGGCGTCACGCCTGAGGCGTTCCGCGACGTGGGCGCCGAACTCCCGGTCGCGTACGCCACCTCGGGCCTGCCGTTCGTCGTCGTCCCCGTGAACTTCCTCGAACACCTCGGCGACATGGCGCCCGACTTCGACGCGGTCGAGGCGTTCGCCGACGAGCACGACGCCGCCGGCGTGTACGCGTTCACCTTCGACGCGCTCGGCCCGGAGTCGACCGTGCACGGGCGCTGTTTTGTCCCCGGCGCCGGCATCGACGAGGACCCCGTCACCGGCACCGCCAGCGGCGCCTGCGGAGCGTACCTCGACCACTTCGCGGCGTTCAGCGGCGGCGACGCGAGCGACGCACCCGGCTCACCGGCGGGCGCGGGAGGCGAGACGGACACCCCCGACGAGATGGTGTTCGAGCAGGGTCACTACGTCGACCGACCCGGAACCGTCCGCGTCCGCGCGACCGGCGGCGCGCCCGCGGTCGGCGGCGACGCCGTGACCGCGCTGGAGGGGACCGTTCGCGTCCCCGACTCCGCCGAGGACGAGATCATCGAAGTCTGAGCTAATCGCTCCGATTCGCTCCGCAGTGTTGCGATTAGTTTCGTGAGAGCAGTGTGCAGCAGATCGCCAGTCAGTGATTAGCGTTGCCGCTGCGCCGCCTCGAGCGCCTCCTCCGGCGACCGGTCGGGCGTCGCCGCGGGGTGGGACGCGAGGTACGCCTCCGCGTCTGCGATTGTCGTCTCGTTCTCCAGGCCGTACGACCGCGCCGTCTCGGCGGAGGCGCTGGCGTCGACCACCTCGGGCACGTCCGTCCGGTCGTCGGGGTCCTCGCTCACGTGGCGTCGGACGATGACGGTCGCGGTGACCGCCGCGAGGAGGACGC
The DNA window shown above is from Halobaculum marinum and carries:
- a CDS encoding NYN domain-containing protein, with protein sequence MTEIHEGQRVAVLADSQNLYHSAQSVYSRNVDYSMMLEKAVMGRELTRAIAYVIRADSPDEESFFEALRDIGFETKIKDIKTFGDGSKKADWDVGISLDAVTLADHVDTLVLCSGDADFSRLCSHLRHEGVRVEVVAFEESAAADLKAAADSFIDMSEREDTFLL
- a CDS encoding presenilin family intramembrane aspartyl protease PSH is translated as MNQRALRGVLLAGLIFLVVHVGAVSLAPTFEAAGYQTVEDPQNPTNSAMYLGAILVVTALMLAAFKYDFDWAVRLVIVGSSGLLSWYVFSVFLPGTAAVAASALVAVALLAYPEWYVIDSAGALMGAGAAGLFGISFGLLPAIVLLTVLAVYDAISVYGTEHMLDLAEGVLDLNIPVVLVIPLEWSYSLLEEGVADDATEGTDEAERDVFFIGLGDAVMPAVMAASAAFWSPAPAFGLPVVPAMGLPALLAIVGMFVGLAVLLRMVLKGRPHAGLPLLNGGAIGGYLLGSLVAGVPLTQALGLARYL
- a CDS encoding segregation and condensation protein A, producing MIEAPGDVDQTRPDEADTDDDEVEPVELLVNLAEEGEIDPWDIDVVEVTDAFLERLDEADLRTGGRALFYASVLLRMKSDDMLAADDDDPEDDLEPWEAAFERGPMTDDAPIDDGFDPINALEDEMDRRLERKNTRGSPETLDELVRELREAERGSWWKESRKYDTSESPRGFSRGTQTLEYHDAGALRREGEPGEDDVTGTTHEEDIEAVIDDVRGELRPQYERGRTEVLFREISSVGSTAVMTYLALLFLAHRGEITLEQDDLFGDLWVRDAGVAAAGDEAIAD
- a CDS encoding PhzF family phenazine biosynthesis protein; its protein translation is MTDDTDAGSVDRRDAALVDAFTTEPTAGNVAGVVPDAAGLDDDQLLSIAREFGASETAFVSPSTEADRRIRYFSPTTEVDLCGHATIAAHARLFETGAIEAGTHSLETNVGVMEVEVTEEGRVWMTQNAPTVYEVEVDYDRLGDVLGVTPEAFRDVGAELPVAYATSGLPFVVVPVNFLEHLGDMAPDFDAVEAFADEHDAAGVYAFTFDALGPESTVHGRCFVPGAGIDEDPVTGTASGACGAYLDHFAAFSGGDASDAPGSPAGAGGETDTPDEMVFEQGHYVDRPGTVRVRATGGAPAVGGDAVTALEGTVRVPDSAEDEIIEV
- a CDS encoding DUF7518 family protein; protein product: MGNRVDDLEKQVAELQAAVDGLTEELVESKERISQLERSTEVEEPSSPNRNPNAEFVPNESAADGANSQKVMADDENDAQKAARGADGETVDESESSEDDSDDIIVA
- a CDS encoding nucleoside deaminase — its product is MATPPERLPARFADCSHEAHIGEALELARSAGERGDDPYGSVLVRAADDAVVMTERNAINTENDVRRHPELTLAHRAAREFSPSQRADLVMYTSTEPCPMCAGGIAHVGLGAVVHATSAERGAELYGNDSCLPSSEVYERLGSDVVAAGPVLPEEGDEVHRRFGQIVAD
- a CDS encoding presenilin family intramembrane aspartyl protease PSH, which encodes MLFLAVQLLALAAAPRLAGSGVSYGDGGDALVPLVLGLAVGTVLSLAVVRYGASRRLVRGVMLASLGAAQWFALSAFLGPVGGAVAAAVGTVLAWRVPRPAVRNAVAVVGVAGGAALFGASLDPAYAAGALVLAAAYDAYAVYGSGHMLDMADASADLQVPSMFVVPTHDGYDDESATVTGDGTPAATLLGAGDALFPAMLTASVWVQSQWAVFVPGEFIDTGLPLVGEFHVAVLGPLVGSLVGLAALQVFVHRRGGVHAGLPFVNGGALAGWLLLAVV
- a CDS encoding DUF7534 family protein, encoding MIALLAHRPHTAWLSGRSLTAPIQAAVPGFSALGTVGLVFAGCATLAFAYAVIRDADARGSSVPTVWGVGSVIAWPAALWYLLVYARRRERSRAPDRGERAAVTVALAGVTAFVLAATAAPPDPVTQLVWAGALGPLLLVPGYVLVYRRGYRRLLERRARDR
- the smc gene encoding chromosome segregation protein SMC, with the translated sequence MHIKELVLDNFKSFGRPTRIPFYEDFTVITGPNGSGKSNIIDGVLFALGLARTRGIRAEKLTDLIYNPGYEDDEGPSGAREASVEVVLDNSDGKLDRSQVVSAAGSEDVGDAEEITIKRRVKETDENYYSYYYLNGRSVNLSDIQDLLAQAGVTPEGYNVVMQGDVTDIINMTPHERRGIIDEIAGVAEFDAKKEDAFGELETVEERIDEADLRIEEKEERLDQLADERETALQYQDLRDEKEEYEGYLKAAELEEKRADLESTRTSMASREEKVEELRDELDERQARVDDLEADLDEINREIERKGEDEQIAIKAEIEEIKGDVSRLEGKIENQEERLQEAENERRDAFVAIDKKGEEIDGLESQIRETKVEKANLKSSLTTKRSELAEVQAEIDSVDTEFDELKADLADKKETLEELKAEKNELQREKDRLLDDARRRSNEIGDVEDELQETRNAIPDLKQRVSNLHSELDKAEKNKASIDGIIEDLRSEKADYQEELDTVEEDIRAKQQEYSQLEARAGSSGDTSWPRAVTTIKNAGFGGVHGPVGELASVPGEYAKACETAAGGRLANVVVDDDGVGSDCIDYLKQRNAGRATFLPITKMDDRRLPSLPNDPGVVDFARNIVDYDSQYEPIFSYVLGATLVVEDMETARHLMGNYRMVTLDGDLVEKSGAMTGGSGGGSRYSFSKSGKGKLERVAEAIHDLEDERQRLKSEIASVDSDLEDARSRASDAAEKVRDIESDIERAEEKVATKEARIDELEDRLDEIQAEREAVDEEMTALDEEIAEADDEIETVEGDIAELESELADSKIPELSAKADDIRADIDDLEDRMDDLDGDLNQLQLEKQYADDAIDDLHDTVEEAQAKKADAEEQIAEFEEAIAGKEATLEEKREAIADLEDELADLKEEREEVKEAYREAKSERDDQENAVERVVSKLESLRETAERLEWEIDSLEEQVGSYDPAEIPDHDTVESEITRLESEMEALEPVNMLAIDEYDDVADDLADLQERRDVLVEEREAIEERIDQFESQKKATFMDAFDAINEQFTDIFQRLSAGSGELVLEDPEDPFEGGLTMKAQPADKPVQRLDAMSGGEKSLTALAFIFAIQRHNPAPFYALDEVDAFLDAVNAERVGEMVHDLAGDAQFVVVSHRSALLERSERAIGVTMQSDNVSAVTGIQLGEDGEPVPEASADD
- a CDS encoding PUA domain-containing protein codes for the protein MSGHTSLGDLRVTADYQFGAGAGDALFPSDDAVTVRRSTSGRPRQVTCDAGRIVSYGTDGRFTLGVEGGRRLRSVLPHPSYSVVVGDESEPFVRDGKNVFAKFVSDVGEDVRPRDEVVVVHENGDVLGVGRAELAAAEMRDFASGMAVKVRSGAGQE